TCTGGCAAGGGGGGACTACGTGGTGGTTGAGACAACTCAGGGCCGCAACATCGGGAAAGTTGTAATACCACCACGGGAGGTAACGGAAAAAGAAATAGAGACCCCTTTAAGGGGGATAATCCGCAAAGCTACTTCCTGGGATCTTGTGAGGATGGATTTTTACCGGCGGGAGGGGGAGAAAGCTCTGGATAGAGCCCGCGAGCTGGCCCGAAAATCTGGTTTAGGCATCAAATTGATAAGGGCGGAGTACAACTTTGAAGGGACAAAACTTAACCTGTATTTCACTTCAGAAGAAAAACTGAACCTTAAAGAGCTTGCTCAGGCCCTTGAGAAAGAATTGGATGTTAAGGTGGAATTTTTCCAGATAGGAGTGCGGGATGAGGCTAAGTTCATGGGGGGGATAGGGCCGTGCGGGCGCATTCTGTGCTGTGCTTCTTTCCTTACAGAGTTTGCCTCTATCTCTATAAAGATGGCCAAAGTTCAGGACTTGCCTATAAATCCTGCAGCTATTTCAGGATTATGCAACAGGCTTCTGTGCTGTCTTCGTTATGAGTATGAAATTTACAAAGAGTTTAAGGAGCGCTTGCCAAAAGTAGGGCAAAAAATAAAAACTCCTCAAGGGGAAGGGAAAATAACGGCTATCAACGTAATCAAAGAGACGGTAACCGTCCGGCTGGAAAATGAAACCACCATTGAGATACCAGTTTCGCAGGTGGAGCCCAAAAAGGGTTAACCGGCGCCATGATCAACGTGGCTCCACAATAAATTTTATGGCCGTCCTCTCCTGACCGTTTATATCAACTTCAGTGAAAGAAGGGATGCAAACAATGTCGTAGCCATCCAGGGCCAAATAGCCCCTGGCGATAGCTATAGCTTTTATGGCTTGATTGACGGCACCGGCCCCTATAGCCTGGACTTCCGCCCTTTTACTCTCCCTTATTACCCCTGCTATAGCTCCAGCTACTGCGGTAGAACGAGACTTAGCTGAAACTTTTATAATGGGCATTCCGCCTCCTTCGCACCGCCCCCAGAGGGCTGACTCTATATTAAATTTTACACCATTAAACGCCCCATAGCAAGCAATAGACGAGCGCCGGTGGCTGCTGCCTCGGCGGCTGGCATTCGCTTGAAAGATGGTCAT
This genomic window from Anaerolineae bacterium contains:
- a CDS encoding stage 0 sporulation family protein translates to MPLVVGLRFREGCKIYSFDATGFEDLARGDYVVVETTQGRNIGKVVIPPREVTEKEIETPLRGIIRKATSWDLVRMDFYRREGEKALDRARELARKSGLGIKLIRAEYNFEGTKLNLYFTSEEKLNLKELAQALEKELDVKVEFFQIGVRDEAKFMGGIGPCGRILCCASFLTEFASISIKMAKVQDLPINPAAISGLCNRLLCCLRYEYEIYKEFKERLPKVGQKIKTPQGEGKITAINVIKETVTVRLENETTIEIPVSQVEPKKG
- a CDS encoding stage V sporulation protein S → MPIIKVSAKSRSTAVAGAIAGVIRESKRAEVQAIGAGAVNQAIKAIAIARGYLALDGYDIVCIPSFTEVDINGQERTAIKFIVEPR